Proteins co-encoded in one Hemibagrus wyckioides isolate EC202008001 linkage group LG26, SWU_Hwy_1.0, whole genome shotgun sequence genomic window:
- the LOC131346912 gene encoding B-cell receptor CD22-like isoform X2: MFQLLLFSQLMILTLGNKWSKNYNQENLCALKGSTVIMNLTYTHPTGLTVKDRFWIINPAPGKEPTDLRNEPGYSGRVQYLEHGQNHFSLRLSDVKETDEHMYCVRVLGEKKRTKDKYLFYPGVTLTVTELRVETPENVVEGNKTVLVCNTTCSLSETPAFIWYKNDRLIDTKNSNNTLTLQPTKAGDAGRYNCAVRGYDLLRSPARTLSVRYRPKNVSVSISPSGEIVEGSSVTLTCSSDANPPVQMYKWFKGTTSVGNEKTMNISKISSEDSGEYKCKCSNEIGYQYSNSVTLNVVGAESTVQRAVVAVSIVCLLIIFVILTVVLLRKKKMYCWSVEHTGAHGNIAVQSLAHDAPQSNSCLADQNEDQYANIAYPRKAMSSAVRSSEQALYADVQKQRDKKVKNHQEEGVLYTTVNISSSHRPKAETAEQHSVIYSSVK, from the exons ATGTTTCAACTGCTGCTCTTCTCTCAGCTGATGATTCTCA CTCTGGGGAATAAATGGAGTAAGAACTACAACCAGGAAAATCTCTGTGCTTTAAAAGGATCTACAGTGATTATGAacctcacttacacacatcCAACAGGTCTTACAGTGAAAGACAGGTTTTGGATCATAAACCCAGCTCCAGGTAAAGAGCCGACTGATCTGCGTAATGAACCAGGTTACTCAGGCAGAGTTCAGTATCTAGAACATGGACAGAATCACTTCTCCCTCAGACTGAGTGATGTGAAGGAAACAGATGAACACATGTACTGTGTTAGAGTCttaggagagaaaaagagaacaaaagatAAATACCTCTTTTATCCAGGAGTAACACTCACAGTCACAG AGTTAAGAGTGGAGACTCCTGAAAATGTGGTGGAGGGAAATaaaacagtgttagtgtgtaacaCCACCTGCAGTCTCTcagaaacaccagcattcatCTGGTACAAAAACGACCGACTTATTGACACAAAGAACAGCAATAACACTCTGACTCTGCAGCCGACTAAAGCAGGCGACGCAGGCAGGTATAACTGTGCTGTGAGAGGTTATGATCTTCTCCGTTCTCCTGCTCGAACcctcagtgtgagat ATCGTCCAAAGAATGTCTCAGTGTCCATCAGTCCCTCTGGTGAGATTGTGGAGGGTAGTTCGGTGACTCTGACCTGCAGCAGTGATGCTAACCCACCTGTGCAGATGTACAAATGGTTTAAAGGTACGACATCAGTAGGAAATGAAAAGACCATGAACATCTCCAAGATCAGCTCTGAGGACAGTGGAGAGTACAAGTGCAAGTGCAGTAATGAAATCGGATATCAGTACTCCAACAGTGTGACTCTGAATGTAGTCG GAGCGGAGAGTACAGTGCAAAGGGCAGTGGTTGCAGTCAGTATCGTGTGTCTCTTAATTATTTTCGTCATTCTCACCGTTGTGCTTCTAAG aaaaaaaaagatgtattgCTGGTCAGTAGAGCACACTGGAGCACAC GGTAATATAGCTGTCCAATCTCTTGCCCATGACGCACCTCAGTCTAACTCCTGCTTGGCCGATCAGAATGAAGATCAGTATGCAAATATTGCATACCCGAGGAAAGCTATGAGTTCTGCAGTGAGATCTTCTGAGCAGGCTCTTTATGCTGATGTCCAGAAACAACGTGATAAAAAGGTGAAGAATCATCAGGAGGAGGGAGTACTGTACACTACTGTAAACATTTCCTCTTCACACAG GCCTAAGGCTGAAACCGCAGAACAACATTCAGTCATCTACAGCAGTGTTAAGTGA
- the LOC131346912 gene encoding B-cell receptor CD22-like isoform X3, translating into MNLTYTHPTGLTVKDRFWIINPAPGKEPTDLRNEPGYSGRVQYLEHGQNHFSLRLSDVKETDEHMYCVRVLGEKKRTKDKYLFYPGVTLTVTELRVETPENVVEGNKTVLVCNTTCSLSETPAFIWYKNDRLIDTKNSNNTLTLQPTKAGDAGRYNCAVRGYDLLRSPARTLSVRYRPKNVSVSISPSGEIVEGSSVTLTCSSDANPPVQMYKWFKGTTSVGNEKTMNISKISSEDSGEYKCKCSNEIGYQYSNSVTLNVVGAESTVQRAVVAVSIVCLLIIFVILTVVLLRKKKMYCWSVEHTGAHGNIAVQSLAHDAPQSNSCLADQNEDQYANIAYPRKAMSSAVRSSEQALYADVQKQRDKKVKNHQEEGVLYTTVNISSSHRPKAETAEQHSVIYSSVK; encoded by the exons ATGAacctcacttacacacatcCAACAGGTCTTACAGTGAAAGACAGGTTTTGGATCATAAACCCAGCTCCAGGTAAAGAGCCGACTGATCTGCGTAATGAACCAGGTTACTCAGGCAGAGTTCAGTATCTAGAACATGGACAGAATCACTTCTCCCTCAGACTGAGTGATGTGAAGGAAACAGATGAACACATGTACTGTGTTAGAGTCttaggagagaaaaagagaacaaaagatAAATACCTCTTTTATCCAGGAGTAACACTCACAGTCACAG AGTTAAGAGTGGAGACTCCTGAAAATGTGGTGGAGGGAAATaaaacagtgttagtgtgtaacaCCACCTGCAGTCTCTcagaaacaccagcattcatCTGGTACAAAAACGACCGACTTATTGACACAAAGAACAGCAATAACACTCTGACTCTGCAGCCGACTAAAGCAGGCGACGCAGGCAGGTATAACTGTGCTGTGAGAGGTTATGATCTTCTCCGTTCTCCTGCTCGAACcctcagtgtgagat ATCGTCCAAAGAATGTCTCAGTGTCCATCAGTCCCTCTGGTGAGATTGTGGAGGGTAGTTCGGTGACTCTGACCTGCAGCAGTGATGCTAACCCACCTGTGCAGATGTACAAATGGTTTAAAGGTACGACATCAGTAGGAAATGAAAAGACCATGAACATCTCCAAGATCAGCTCTGAGGACAGTGGAGAGTACAAGTGCAAGTGCAGTAATGAAATCGGATATCAGTACTCCAACAGTGTGACTCTGAATGTAGTCG GAGCGGAGAGTACAGTGCAAAGGGCAGTGGTTGCAGTCAGTATCGTGTGTCTCTTAATTATTTTCGTCATTCTCACCGTTGTGCTTCTAAG aaaaaaaaagatgtattgCTGGTCAGTAGAGCACACTGGAGCACAC GGTAATATAGCTGTCCAATCTCTTGCCCATGACGCACCTCAGTCTAACTCCTGCTTGGCCGATCAGAATGAAGATCAGTATGCAAATATTGCATACCCGAGGAAAGCTATGAGTTCTGCAGTGAGATCTTCTGAGCAGGCTCTTTATGCTGATGTCCAGAAACAACGTGATAAAAAGGTGAAGAATCATCAGGAGGAGGGAGTACTGTACACTACTGTAAACATTTCCTCTTCACACAG GCCTAAGGCTGAAACCGCAGAACAACATTCAGTCATCTACAGCAGTGTTAAGTGA
- the LOC131346912 gene encoding B-cell receptor CD22-like isoform X1, whose product MFQLLLFSQLMILTALGNKWSKNYNQENLCALKGSTVIMNLTYTHPTGLTVKDRFWIINPAPGKEPTDLRNEPGYSGRVQYLEHGQNHFSLRLSDVKETDEHMYCVRVLGEKKRTKDKYLFYPGVTLTVTELRVETPENVVEGNKTVLVCNTTCSLSETPAFIWYKNDRLIDTKNSNNTLTLQPTKAGDAGRYNCAVRGYDLLRSPARTLSVRYRPKNVSVSISPSGEIVEGSSVTLTCSSDANPPVQMYKWFKGTTSVGNEKTMNISKISSEDSGEYKCKCSNEIGYQYSNSVTLNVVGAESTVQRAVVAVSIVCLLIIFVILTVVLLRKKKMYCWSVEHTGAHGNIAVQSLAHDAPQSNSCLADQNEDQYANIAYPRKAMSSAVRSSEQALYADVQKQRDKKVKNHQEEGVLYTTVNISSSHRPKAETAEQHSVIYSSVK is encoded by the exons ATGTTTCAACTGCTGCTCTTCTCTCAGCTGATGATTCTCA CAGCTCTGGGGAATAAATGGAGTAAGAACTACAACCAGGAAAATCTCTGTGCTTTAAAAGGATCTACAGTGATTATGAacctcacttacacacatcCAACAGGTCTTACAGTGAAAGACAGGTTTTGGATCATAAACCCAGCTCCAGGTAAAGAGCCGACTGATCTGCGTAATGAACCAGGTTACTCAGGCAGAGTTCAGTATCTAGAACATGGACAGAATCACTTCTCCCTCAGACTGAGTGATGTGAAGGAAACAGATGAACACATGTACTGTGTTAGAGTCttaggagagaaaaagagaacaaaagatAAATACCTCTTTTATCCAGGAGTAACACTCACAGTCACAG AGTTAAGAGTGGAGACTCCTGAAAATGTGGTGGAGGGAAATaaaacagtgttagtgtgtaacaCCACCTGCAGTCTCTcagaaacaccagcattcatCTGGTACAAAAACGACCGACTTATTGACACAAAGAACAGCAATAACACTCTGACTCTGCAGCCGACTAAAGCAGGCGACGCAGGCAGGTATAACTGTGCTGTGAGAGGTTATGATCTTCTCCGTTCTCCTGCTCGAACcctcagtgtgagat ATCGTCCAAAGAATGTCTCAGTGTCCATCAGTCCCTCTGGTGAGATTGTGGAGGGTAGTTCGGTGACTCTGACCTGCAGCAGTGATGCTAACCCACCTGTGCAGATGTACAAATGGTTTAAAGGTACGACATCAGTAGGAAATGAAAAGACCATGAACATCTCCAAGATCAGCTCTGAGGACAGTGGAGAGTACAAGTGCAAGTGCAGTAATGAAATCGGATATCAGTACTCCAACAGTGTGACTCTGAATGTAGTCG GAGCGGAGAGTACAGTGCAAAGGGCAGTGGTTGCAGTCAGTATCGTGTGTCTCTTAATTATTTTCGTCATTCTCACCGTTGTGCTTCTAAG aaaaaaaaagatgtattgCTGGTCAGTAGAGCACACTGGAGCACAC GGTAATATAGCTGTCCAATCTCTTGCCCATGACGCACCTCAGTCTAACTCCTGCTTGGCCGATCAGAATGAAGATCAGTATGCAAATATTGCATACCCGAGGAAAGCTATGAGTTCTGCAGTGAGATCTTCTGAGCAGGCTCTTTATGCTGATGTCCAGAAACAACGTGATAAAAAGGTGAAGAATCATCAGGAGGAGGGAGTACTGTACACTACTGTAAACATTTCCTCTTCACACAG GCCTAAGGCTGAAACCGCAGAACAACATTCAGTCATCTACAGCAGTGTTAAGTGA